One Pseudomonas sp. AN-1 genomic region harbors:
- the lptM gene encoding LPS translocon maturation chaperone LptM, with the protein MKRLLLPLLALIVLSAGLTGCGQKGPLYLPGDKNAGSSKDRFEL; encoded by the coding sequence ATGAAGCGCCTGCTGCTTCCGCTCCTTGCGCTGATCGTGCTCAGCGCCGGCCTCACCGGCTGCGGCCAGAAAGGTCCGCTGTACCTGCCGGGCGACAAGAACGCCGGTAGCAGCAAAGACCGCTTCGAACTCTAA
- a CDS encoding sensor histidine kinase, with the protein MRRTWSTGTRPPASSDDFFLPELCAPEALLSLVLLAELLVLVLVLAEPLQPAFDWVRLALTSLFVQWNVLLAAAALCRLRPWLMRLPQALAGILCGALVVALTLACTWAAGHFGLAAPRPLEGQVNLYLRHGLIALIMSGLVLRYFWLQSQWRRQQQAELRARLEALQARIRPHFLFNSLNSIASLIAVDADKAEQAVLDLSDLFRASLAKPGSLVAWRDELALARRYLSIEQYRLGERLQLDWRIDGVPGELPIPQLTLQPLLENAIIHGIQPRIDGGRVEVLAEYAAGQFHLCVSNPLAPGETAESGGTRLALHNIQARLAALFGPDASLTCECRDGRHFTCLRYACGRPTQEARSS; encoded by the coding sequence ATGCGCAGAACCTGGTCCACCGGCACCCGCCCGCCGGCCTCCTCCGACGACTTCTTCCTCCCCGAGCTGTGCGCGCCGGAGGCGCTGCTCAGCCTGGTGCTGCTCGCCGAGCTGCTGGTGCTGGTGCTGGTGCTGGCCGAGCCGCTGCAGCCGGCGTTCGACTGGGTGCGCCTGGCGCTGACCTCGCTGTTCGTGCAGTGGAACGTGCTGCTCGCGGCGGCGGCGCTGTGCCGCCTGCGGCCCTGGCTGATGCGCCTGCCGCAGGCGCTGGCCGGCATCCTCTGCGGCGCGCTGGTGGTGGCGCTGACCCTGGCCTGCACCTGGGCGGCCGGCCACTTCGGCCTGGCCGCGCCGCGGCCGCTGGAGGGGCAGGTCAACCTCTACCTGCGCCACGGCCTGATCGCGCTGATCATGTCCGGGCTGGTGCTGCGCTACTTCTGGCTGCAGAGCCAGTGGCGCCGCCAGCAGCAGGCCGAGCTGCGCGCGCGGCTGGAGGCGCTGCAGGCGCGCATCCGCCCGCACTTCCTGTTCAACAGCCTGAACAGCATCGCCAGCCTGATCGCCGTCGATGCCGACAAGGCCGAGCAGGCGGTGCTCGATCTGTCCGACCTGTTCCGCGCCAGCCTGGCCAAGCCGGGCAGCCTGGTGGCCTGGCGCGACGAGCTGGCCCTGGCGCGCCGCTACCTGTCGATCGAGCAGTACCGCCTGGGCGAGCGGTTGCAGCTGGACTGGCGGATCGACGGCGTGCCGGGCGAGCTGCCGATCCCGCAGCTGACCCTGCAGCCGCTGCTGGAGAATGCCATCATCCACGGCATCCAGCCGCGCATCGACGGCGGCCGGGTCGAGGTGCTGGCCGAGTATGCCGCTGGCCAGTTCCACCTGTGCGTGAGCAACCCGCTGGCGCCAGGGGAGACGGCGGAGTCCGGCGGCACCCGCCTGGCGCTGCACAACATCCAGGCCCGCCTGGCGGCACTTTTCGGGCCAGATGCGAGTCTTACCTGCGAGTGCCGTGACGGACGGCACTTCACCTGTCTACGCTATGCTTGTGGAAGACCCACGCAGGAAGCCAGATCATCATGA
- the lysA gene encoding diaminopimelate decarboxylase, with amino-acid sequence MQSFDYRDGQLFAEGAALSAIAERFGTPTYVYSRAHIEAQYRAYADALAGMEHLVCFAVKANSNLGVLNVLARLGAGFDIVSRGELERVLAAGGEPGKIVFSGVGKSRDDMRRALQVGVHCFNVESDVELERLQEVAAELGVKAPVSLRVNPDVDAQTHPYISTGLKENKFGIAIDAAEAVYVRAAELPNLEVVGVDCHIGSQLTQLEPFLDALERLLALVDRLAERGITIRHLDLGGGLGVRYRDEEPPLAGDYIKAVRERLAGRALALVFEPGRSIVANAGVLLTRVEYLKHTEHKDFAVIDAAMNDLIRPALYQAWMDIVAVQPRSGEARRYDLVGPICETGDFLGKDRELVLAEGDLLAVRSAGAYGFVMSSNYNTRGRAAEVLVDGEQVHLVRRRETLEELYAGESLLPN; translated from the coding sequence ATGCAATCCTTCGACTACCGCGACGGCCAGCTGTTCGCGGAAGGCGCGGCGCTGTCCGCGATCGCCGAGCGCTTCGGCACCCCCACCTACGTCTATTCGCGCGCCCACATCGAGGCGCAGTACCGCGCCTACGCCGATGCGCTGGCCGGCATGGAGCACCTGGTGTGCTTCGCGGTCAAGGCCAACTCCAACCTCGGCGTGCTCAACGTGCTCGCGCGCCTCGGCGCCGGCTTCGACATCGTCTCGCGCGGCGAACTGGAGCGCGTGCTGGCCGCCGGCGGCGAGCCGGGCAAAATCGTGTTCTCCGGCGTCGGCAAGAGCCGCGACGACATGCGCCGCGCGCTGCAGGTCGGCGTCCACTGCTTCAACGTCGAATCCGACGTCGAGCTGGAGCGCCTGCAGGAAGTCGCTGCCGAACTGGGCGTCAAGGCGCCGGTGTCGCTGCGGGTCAACCCCGACGTCGACGCGCAGACCCATCCGTACATCTCCACCGGCCTCAAGGAGAACAAGTTCGGCATTGCCATCGACGCCGCCGAGGCGGTCTACGTCCGCGCCGCCGAGCTGCCGAACCTCGAGGTGGTCGGCGTCGACTGCCACATCGGCTCGCAGCTGACCCAGCTCGAGCCGTTCCTCGACGCCCTCGAGCGCCTGCTGGCGCTGGTCGACCGCCTGGCCGAGCGCGGCATCACCATCCGGCACCTGGATCTGGGCGGCGGCCTCGGCGTGCGCTACCGCGACGAGGAGCCGCCGCTGGCCGGCGACTACATCAAGGCGGTGCGCGAGCGCCTGGCGGGCCGCGCGCTGGCCCTGGTGTTCGAGCCGGGCCGCTCGATCGTCGCCAACGCCGGCGTGCTGCTGACCCGCGTCGAGTACCTCAAGCACACCGAGCACAAGGACTTCGCGGTGATCGACGCGGCGATGAACGACCTGATCCGCCCGGCGCTGTACCAGGCGTGGATGGACATCGTGGCGGTGCAGCCGCGCAGCGGCGAGGCGCGCCGCTACGACCTGGTCGGGCCGATCTGCGAGACCGGCGACTTCCTCGGCAAGGACCGCGAGCTGGTGCTGGCCGAAGGCGACCTGCTGGCGGTGCGCTCGGCCGGCGCCTACGGCTTCGTGATGAGTTCCAACTACAACACCCGCGGCCGCGCCGCCGAGGTGCTGGTGGACGGCGAGCAGGTGCATCTGGTGCGCCGCCGCGAGACCCTCGAGGAACTCTACGCCGGCGAAAGCCTGCTGCCCAACTGA
- the cyaY gene encoding iron donor protein CyaY, protein MSLTEARFHSLVDALQLAVEDAFDASDLDVDLENSGGVLTVRFDNGSQLIFSRQEPLRQLWLAARSGGFHFDYDESAVRWVCDAGGEPLPAMLARLVREQAGEEVDFSAL, encoded by the coding sequence ATGAGCCTCACCGAAGCCCGCTTCCACAGCCTGGTGGACGCCCTGCAACTGGCGGTCGAAGACGCCTTCGACGCCAGCGACCTGGACGTCGATCTGGAGAACAGCGGCGGCGTGCTGACCGTGCGCTTCGACAACGGCAGCCAGCTGATCTTCAGCCGCCAGGAGCCGCTGCGCCAGCTGTGGCTGGCGGCGCGCTCCGGCGGCTTCCACTTCGACTACGACGAGAGTGCTGTGCGCTGGGTGTGCGACGCCGGCGGCGAGCCGCTGCCGGCCATGCTGGCGCGTCTGGTCCGCGAGCAGGCCGGCGAGGAGGTCGACTTCTCGGCGCTCTGA
- a CDS encoding LytR/AlgR family response regulator transcription factor, protein MNVLIVDDEPLARERLARLVGQLDGYRVLEPAAGNGEEALALIDSLKPDIVLLDIRMPGLDGLQVAARLCEREAPPAVIFCTAHDEFALEAFQVSAAGYLVKPVRLEALEEALKKAERPNRVQLAALGRPAPDQGAPRSHIGARTRKGIDLIPLEQVIYFIADHKYVTLRHEHGEVLLDEPLKALEEEFGSRFVRIHRNALVARERIERLQRTALGHFQLYLRGLGDEALTVSRRHVAGVRKLMNEL, encoded by the coding sequence ATGAATGTCCTGATCGTCGACGATGAACCCCTGGCGCGTGAGCGCCTGGCCCGGCTGGTCGGGCAACTGGATGGCTATCGCGTCCTCGAACCTGCCGCCGGCAACGGCGAGGAGGCGCTGGCCCTGATCGATTCGCTGAAGCCGGACATCGTCCTGCTCGACATCCGCATGCCCGGCCTCGACGGCCTGCAGGTGGCGGCCCGGTTGTGCGAGCGCGAGGCGCCGCCGGCGGTGATCTTCTGCACCGCCCACGACGAGTTCGCCCTCGAGGCGTTCCAGGTCAGCGCGGCGGGCTACCTGGTCAAGCCGGTGCGTCTGGAGGCGCTGGAGGAGGCGCTGAAGAAGGCCGAGCGGCCCAACCGCGTGCAACTGGCCGCCCTCGGCCGCCCGGCGCCCGATCAGGGCGCCCCGCGCAGCCACATCGGCGCGCGCACCCGCAAGGGCATCGACCTGATCCCGCTGGAGCAGGTGATCTACTTCATCGCCGACCACAAGTACGTGACCCTGCGCCACGAGCACGGCGAGGTGCTGCTCGACGAGCCGCTCAAGGCGCTGGAGGAGGAGTTCGGCTCGCGCTTCGTGCGCATCCACCGCAACGCACTGGTCGCCCGCGAGCGCATCGAGCGCCTGCAGCGCACCGCCCTCGGCCACTTCCAGCTGTACCTGCGCGGCCTCGGCGACGAGGCGCTGACCGTCAGCCGCCGCCACGTGGCCGGGGTGCGCAAGCTGATGAACGAGCTCTGA
- a CDS encoding DUF484 family protein, protein MSELPELDAEQVAAWLAAHPQFFVGRDALLEQLLIPHEAGHAVSLVERQLRLLRERNHELRARLTQLMDIARDNDRLFERTRRLIVALLDAEGLEELVAAVEDGLRHDFQVPFVSLLLFSDNPPAVGRWVGEREAQQRIGALLGGNKTVCGVLRAEELAFLFPAEQVGSIGSAAVAVLSHQGLHGVLALGSSDPQHYRSSLGTVFLGHVAEIVARLLPRLVPPLRAVR, encoded by the coding sequence GTGAGCGAGCTGCCGGAGCTGGACGCCGAACAGGTCGCCGCCTGGCTGGCGGCGCACCCGCAGTTCTTCGTCGGCCGCGACGCGCTGCTCGAGCAGCTGCTGATCCCCCACGAGGCGGGCCATGCGGTGTCGCTGGTCGAGCGCCAGCTGCGCCTGCTGCGCGAGCGCAACCACGAGCTGCGCGCGCGCCTCACCCAGCTGATGGACATCGCCCGCGACAACGACCGCCTGTTCGAGCGCACCCGCCGGCTGATCGTCGCCCTGCTCGACGCCGAGGGCCTCGAGGAGCTGGTCGCCGCGGTGGAGGACGGCCTGCGCCACGACTTCCAGGTGCCCTTCGTCAGCCTGCTGCTGTTCAGCGACAACCCGCCGGCGGTGGGCCGCTGGGTCGGCGAGCGCGAGGCCCAGCAGCGCATCGGTGCCCTGCTCGGCGGCAACAAGACGGTGTGCGGCGTGCTGCGCGCCGAGGAGCTGGCCTTCCTGTTCCCCGCCGAGCAGGTCGGCAGCATCGGCTCGGCGGCAGTCGCGGTGCTCAGCCACCAGGGCCTGCACGGCGTGCTGGCCCTCGGCAGTTCCGATCCGCAGCACTACAGGAGTTCGCTGGGCACGGTGTTCCTCGGTCACGTCGCCGAGATAGTCGCGCGCCTGCTGCCGCGCCTGGTGCCGCCGCTGCGCGCGGTGCGCTGA
- the dapF gene encoding diaminopimelate epimerase — translation MLLRFTKMHGLGNDFMVLDLVTQHAHIQPKHVRQWGDRHTGVGFDQLLIVEPPSRPDVDFRYRIFNADGSEVEQCGNGARCFARFVLDKRLTAKKRIRVETKNSVIELNVRNDGQITVDMGAPRLAPAEIPFVAPEAAIAYEVEVDGRTLELAAVSMGNPHGVLRVADVDTAPVHQLGPQLETHPRFPQKANIGFLQVVDAHHARLRVWERGCGETQACGTGACAAAVAGIRQGWLQSPVQISLPGGSLSIEWAGPGAPVLMTGPALRVFEGQVRL, via the coding sequence ATGCTGCTGCGTTTCACCAAGATGCACGGGCTGGGCAACGACTTCATGGTCCTCGACCTGGTCACCCAGCACGCCCACATCCAGCCCAAGCACGTGCGCCAGTGGGGCGACCGCCACACCGGCGTCGGCTTCGACCAGCTGTTGATCGTCGAGCCGCCGAGCCGCCCGGACGTCGACTTCCGCTACCGCATCTTCAACGCCGACGGCTCCGAGGTGGAGCAGTGTGGCAACGGCGCGCGCTGCTTCGCCCGCTTCGTGCTGGACAAGCGCCTGACCGCCAAGAAGCGCATCCGCGTCGAGACCAAGAACAGCGTGATCGAGCTGAACGTGCGCAACGACGGGCAGATCACCGTGGACATGGGCGCGCCGCGCCTGGCGCCCGCGGAGATCCCCTTCGTCGCCCCGGAAGCGGCGATCGCCTACGAGGTCGAGGTGGACGGGCGCACGCTGGAGCTGGCCGCGGTGTCGATGGGCAACCCCCACGGCGTGCTGCGCGTCGCCGACGTCGACACGGCGCCGGTACACCAGCTCGGCCCGCAGCTGGAAACCCACCCGCGCTTCCCGCAGAAGGCCAACATCGGCTTCCTGCAGGTGGTCGACGCCCACCATGCGCGCCTGCGCGTGTGGGAACGCGGCTGTGGCGAGACCCAGGCCTGCGGCACCGGCGCCTGCGCCGCCGCGGTGGCCGGCATCCGCCAGGGCTGGCTGCAGTCGCCGGTGCAGATCAGCCTGCCCGGCGGCAGCCTGTCCATCGAGTGGGCCGGCCCGGGTGCGCCGGTGCTGATGACCGGCCCGGCGCTGCGCGTGTTCGAAGGCCAGGTGCGCCTGTGA
- a CDS encoding TIGR02647 family protein: MHLNPELIAELELLTLFNPDNTQEGLKIHQDAAPQMIAAGQRLHAKGLISQADGGYLTSLGLDATEQLRTVLTILQPA; the protein is encoded by the coding sequence ATGCACCTGAATCCCGAGCTGATCGCCGAACTGGAACTGCTCACCCTGTTCAACCCGGACAACACCCAGGAGGGCCTCAAGATCCACCAGGACGCCGCGCCGCAGATGATCGCCGCCGGCCAGCGCCTGCACGCCAAGGGGCTGATCTCCCAGGCCGACGGCGGCTACCTGACCAGCCTCGGCCTCGACGCCACCGAGCAGCTGCGCACCGTGCTGACCATCCTGCAGCCGGCCTGA
- a CDS encoding tyrosine-type recombinase/integrase, producing MRAAPDDFHACRDRAVRELFYAGLRLSELSRLDLAQLDLAAGLLQLPAGHGQRRELALGRQVRAALQEWLTLRQAVAVEPALFVGRQGRRLTPRALQQRVRAAGLRELAASPQPAVSREAAAPAEPPDDAGSERAQAYARLDFRYLARAYERAHPRAHRRTPHDDESGAD from the coding sequence ATGCGTGCCGCCCCGGACGACTTCCACGCCTGTCGCGACCGTGCCGTTCGCGAGCTGTTCTACGCCGGCCTGCGCCTGAGCGAGCTGAGCCGCCTCGACCTGGCCCAGCTCGACCTCGCCGCCGGTCTGCTGCAGCTGCCGGCCGGGCACGGGCAGCGCCGCGAGCTGGCGCTCGGCCGCCAGGTGCGCGCCGCGCTGCAGGAGTGGCTGACGCTGCGCCAGGCGGTGGCCGTCGAGCCGGCGCTGTTCGTCGGCCGCCAGGGCCGACGCCTGACCCCGCGGGCGCTCCAGCAGCGCGTGCGCGCGGCCGGCCTGCGCGAACTGGCCGCCAGCCCGCAGCCCGCCGTCAGCCGCGAAGCCGCCGCGCCGGCGGAGCCCCCCGACGACGCCGGCAGCGAGCGGGCGCAGGCCTACGCCCGCCTCGACTTCCGCTACCTGGCGCGGGCCTACGAGCGGGCCCACCCGCGCGCCCATCGGCGCACGCCGCACGACGACGAGAGCGGCGCCGACTGA
- a CDS encoding HAD family hydrolase, with translation MSLRLIIFDLDDTLWDAPPVLESAETALQRWLAEHAPRLGDEAGAQIRANRQWLLAQEPTLQIRISELRQRALQRSLRQAGYAEAEADALAQGAFAHFLAARQQVALFPEVRPTLEQLAGRFALGVLTNGNADVQRIGIADYFRFAFSAEQLGVSKPDPRAFHAALAEAGVPAEAAVHVGDHPRDDIAGAQGAGLRAIWINPQGKAWEGERAPDAQVASLAELPALLARWQAG, from the coding sequence TTGAGCCTGCGCCTGATCATCTTCGACCTCGACGACACCCTGTGGGACGCCCCGCCGGTGCTGGAGTCCGCCGAAACCGCGCTGCAGCGCTGGCTCGCCGAGCACGCCCCGCGCCTGGGCGACGAGGCCGGCGCGCAGATCCGCGCCAACCGCCAGTGGCTGCTGGCGCAGGAGCCGACCCTGCAGATCCGCATCAGCGAGCTGCGCCAGCGGGCGCTGCAGCGCAGCCTGCGCCAGGCCGGCTACGCCGAGGCCGAAGCCGATGCACTGGCGCAGGGCGCCTTCGCGCACTTCCTCGCCGCCCGCCAGCAGGTCGCCCTGTTCCCCGAGGTGCGTCCGACCCTCGAGCAGCTGGCCGGGCGCTTCGCCCTCGGCGTGCTGACCAACGGCAACGCCGACGTGCAGCGCATCGGCATCGCCGACTACTTCCGCTTCGCCTTCAGCGCCGAGCAACTGGGCGTGAGCAAGCCCGACCCGCGCGCCTTCCACGCCGCGCTCGCCGAAGCCGGCGTGCCGGCCGAGGCGGCGGTGCACGTCGGCGACCATCCGCGCGACGACATCGCCGGCGCCCAGGGCGCCGGCCTGCGCGCCATCTGGATCAACCCGCAGGGCAAGGCCTGGGAAGGCGAACGCGCACCGGACGCCCAGGTCGCCAGCCTCGCCGAGCTGCCGGCGCTGCTGGCCCGCTGGCAGGCGGGCTGA
- the hemC gene encoding hydroxymethylbilane synthase has protein sequence MPREIRIATRKSALALWQAEYVKARLEAAHPGLVVSLVPMVSRGDKLLDAPLAKIGGKGLFVKELETALLDNEADIAVHSMKDVPMDFPEGLGLYCICEREDPRDAFVSNTFASLDALPAGSVVGTSSLRRQAQLLARRPDLKIQFLRGNVNTRLAKLDAGEYDAIILAAAGLIRLGFEERIRAFISAEDSLPAGGQGAVGIECRSADAEVHALLAPLHHVDTADRVNAERALNKHLNGGCQVPIACYALLEGDQLWLRGLVGQPDGGALLRAEARAPRAAAETLGVQVAEALLAQGADRILAAVYGEAGQP, from the coding sequence ATGCCTCGCGAAATCCGCATCGCCACCCGCAAGAGTGCCCTCGCCCTGTGGCAGGCCGAATACGTCAAGGCCCGTCTCGAGGCGGCCCATCCCGGTCTGGTCGTCAGCCTGGTGCCGATGGTCAGCCGCGGCGACAAGCTGCTCGACGCGCCGCTGGCGAAGATCGGCGGCAAGGGCCTGTTCGTCAAGGAGCTGGAAACCGCCCTGCTGGACAACGAGGCGGACATCGCCGTGCACTCGATGAAGGACGTGCCGATGGACTTCCCCGAGGGGCTCGGCCTGTACTGCATCTGCGAGCGCGAGGACCCGCGCGACGCCTTCGTCTCCAACACCTTCGCCAGCCTCGATGCGCTGCCGGCCGGCAGCGTGGTCGGCACCTCCAGCCTGCGTCGCCAGGCCCAACTGCTGGCGCGCCGCCCGGACCTGAAGATCCAGTTCCTGCGCGGCAACGTGAACACCCGCCTGGCCAAGCTCGACGCCGGCGAGTACGACGCCATCATCCTCGCCGCCGCCGGGCTGATCCGCCTCGGCTTCGAGGAACGCATCCGCGCCTTCATCAGCGCCGAGGACAGTCTGCCGGCCGGTGGCCAGGGCGCGGTGGGCATCGAGTGCCGCAGCGCCGATGCCGAGGTGCACGCCCTGCTGGCACCGCTGCACCACGTCGACACCGCCGACCGGGTCAACGCCGAGCGCGCGCTGAACAAGCACCTCAACGGCGGCTGCCAGGTGCCGATCGCCTGCTACGCGCTGCTCGAGGGCGATCAGCTGTGGCTGCGCGGCCTGGTCGGCCAGCCCGACGGCGGCGCGCTGCTGCGCGCCGAGGCCCGCGCCCCGCGCGCCGCCGCCGAGACGCTCGGCGTGCAGGTCGCCGAGGCGCTGCTGGCCCAGGGCGCCGACCGCATCCTCGCCGCGGTCTACGGCGAGGCCGGCCAGCCGTGA
- the sutA gene encoding transcriptional regulator SutA, with translation MSEEDLEQDELEGAEEAEEELGAAPDDDGDGDDEVAAPVAKKTKKEAEPEELPSIEAKQKERDALARAMEEFLARGGKVQEIESNVVADPPKKPDSKYGSRPI, from the coding sequence ATGAGCGAAGAAGATCTCGAACAGGACGAGCTGGAGGGCGCCGAGGAGGCGGAGGAAGAGCTGGGCGCCGCCCCGGACGACGATGGCGACGGCGACGACGAGGTGGCAGCCCCGGTCGCCAAGAAGACCAAGAAGGAGGCCGAGCCCGAGGAGCTGCCCTCCATCGAGGCCAAGCAGAAGGAACGCGACGCGCTGGCCAGGGCGATGGAGGAGTTCCTCGCCCGCGGTGGCAAGGTGCAGGAAATCGAATCCAACGTGGTTGCCGACCCGCCGAAGAAGCCGGACAGCAAGTACGGCAGCCGCCCCATCTGA
- the rnk gene encoding nucleoside diphosphate kinase regulator, giving the protein MSLSPPITITRLDLQRLEKLLDSLEDYGPTAEALERELERAEVVGLDAVPPGVVTMNSTAHCREEASGKEYHLTLVYPHEAGAEGTVSVLAPVGCALLGLSVGQTIDWEVPGGKRLKLTLLGVDYQPEAAGEVR; this is encoded by the coding sequence ATGAGCCTGTCGCCGCCCATCACCATCACCCGTCTCGACCTGCAGCGTCTGGAGAAGCTGCTGGACAGCCTGGAGGACTACGGCCCCACCGCCGAGGCACTGGAGCGCGAACTCGAGCGCGCCGAGGTGGTCGGTCTCGACGCGGTGCCGCCGGGCGTGGTGACCATGAACTCCACCGCCCACTGCCGCGAGGAAGCCAGCGGCAAGGAATACCATCTGACCCTGGTCTACCCGCACGAGGCGGGCGCCGAGGGCACGGTGTCGGTGCTGGCGCCGGTCGGCTGTGCGCTGCTCGGCCTGTCGGTCGGCCAGACCATCGACTGGGAAGTGCCCGGCGGCAAGCGCCTCAAGCTGACCCTGCTCGGCGTCGACTACCAGCCGGAGGCCGCCGGCGAGGTGCGCTGA
- the argH gene encoding argininosuccinate lyase encodes MSSEKTNQSWGGRFSEPVDAFVARFTASVDFDKRLYRHDIMGSIAHATMLEQAGVLTVAERDAIIDGLTQIQAEIEAGQFDWRVDLEDVHMNIEARLTDRIGITGKKLHTGRSRNDQVATDIRLWLRDEIDVILAEITRLQQGLLAQAEQHAEVIMPGFTHLQTAQPVTFGHHLLAWFEMLSRDHERLVDCRKRVNRMPLGSAALAGTTYPIQREITCRLLGFEAIGGNSLDGVSDRDFAIEFCAAASLAMMHLSRFSEELVLWTSAQFNFIELPDRFCTGSSIMPQKKNPDVPELVRGKSGRVFGALTGLLTLMKGQPLAYNKDNQEDKEPLFDAADTLRDSLRAFADMVPAIRPRVEVMREAARRGFSTATDLADYLVRKGLPFRDCHEIVGHAVKYGVQSGKDLAEMSLDELRQFSDQIEGDVFAVLTLEGSVNARDHIGGTAPAQVRAAVARGRELLAAR; translated from the coding sequence ATGAGCAGCGAAAAAACCAACCAGTCCTGGGGCGGCCGCTTCAGCGAGCCGGTCGACGCCTTCGTCGCCCGCTTCACCGCCTCCGTCGACTTCGACAAGCGCCTGTACCGCCACGACATCATGGGCTCGATCGCCCACGCCACCATGCTCGAGCAGGCCGGCGTGCTGACCGTTGCCGAGCGCGACGCGATCATCGACGGCCTCACCCAGATCCAGGCCGAGATCGAGGCCGGCCAGTTCGACTGGCGCGTCGATCTGGAAGACGTGCACATGAACATCGAGGCGCGCCTGACCGACCGCATCGGCATCACCGGCAAGAAGCTGCACACCGGGCGTAGCCGCAACGACCAGGTGGCCACCGACATCCGCCTGTGGCTGCGCGACGAGATCGACGTGATCCTCGCCGAGATCACCCGCCTGCAGCAGGGCCTGCTGGCGCAGGCCGAGCAGCACGCCGAAGTGATCATGCCCGGCTTCACCCACCTGCAGACCGCCCAGCCGGTGACCTTCGGCCACCACCTGCTGGCCTGGTTCGAGATGCTGTCGCGCGACCACGAGCGCCTGGTCGACTGCCGCAAGCGGGTCAACCGCATGCCGCTCGGCTCGGCCGCGCTGGCCGGCACCACCTACCCGATCCAGCGCGAGATCACCTGCCGGCTGCTCGGCTTCGAGGCCATCGGCGGCAACTCGCTGGACGGCGTGTCGGACCGCGACTTCGCCATCGAATTCTGCGCCGCCGCCTCGCTGGCGATGATGCACCTGTCGCGCTTCTCCGAGGAGCTGGTGCTGTGGACCAGCGCCCAGTTCAACTTCATCGAGCTGCCGGACCGCTTCTGCACCGGCTCCTCGATCATGCCGCAGAAGAAGAACCCCGACGTCCCCGAACTGGTGCGCGGCAAGAGCGGCCGGGTGTTCGGCGCGCTGACCGGCCTGCTGACCCTGATGAAGGGCCAGCCGCTGGCCTACAACAAGGACAACCAGGAGGACAAGGAGCCGCTGTTCGACGCCGCCGACACCCTACGCGACAGCCTGCGCGCCTTCGCCGACATGGTCCCGGCGATCCGGCCGCGCGTCGAGGTGATGCGCGAGGCCGCGCGCCGCGGCTTCTCCACCGCCACCGACCTGGCCGACTACCTGGTGCGCAAGGGCCTGCCGTTCCGCGACTGCCACGAGATCGTCGGCCACGCGGTGAAGTACGGCGTGCAGAGCGGCAAGGATCTGGCCGAGATGTCGCTGGACGAGCTGCGCCAGTTCAGCGACCAGATCGAAGGCGACGTGTTCGCCGTGCTGACCCTGGAAGGCTCGGTCAACGCCCGCGACCACATCGGAGGCACCGCCCCGGCGCAGGTGCGCGCCGCCGTGGCCCGCGGCCGCGAGCTGCTGGCCGCGCGCTGA
- a CDS encoding CPBP family intramembrane glutamic endopeptidase has product MAGAARAPLAAPLLPALALLAGLLAGGIQPAGLLVGTLFVLWVLQPPRALPAGLWLGASLLAGTALAAYALPGFAPLQLSAPRALSADAAPYAVRLHWDKLLLGAALLAWWWRQPRPRPARPQAAWLCALATLLAVPALALALGVVAWQPKWPPELAVWLAVNLGVTALAEELLFRALLQGTLVARLGAARGIALTALLFGLAHAPFSIGFAAVAAVAGLGYGWPLQLSGRLWPAVLLHGAVNLAHFLLLSYPLRSL; this is encoded by the coding sequence ATGGCGGGCGCTGCCCGCGCCCCGCTCGCCGCTCCGCTGCTGCCGGCTCTGGCGCTGCTGGCCGGACTGCTCGCCGGCGGCATCCAGCCGGCCGGCCTGCTGGTCGGTACGCTGTTCGTCCTCTGGGTGCTGCAGCCGCCGCGCGCCCTGCCCGCCGGCCTGTGGCTGGGCGCCAGCCTCTTGGCCGGCACCGCGCTGGCCGCCTATGCACTGCCCGGCTTCGCCCCTCTGCAACTGAGCGCGCCGCGCGCGCTCAGCGCCGACGCCGCGCCCTACGCCGTGCGTCTGCACTGGGACAAGCTGCTGCTCGGCGCCGCCCTGCTGGCCTGGTGGTGGCGCCAGCCGCGCCCGCGTCCGGCGCGGCCGCAAGCGGCCTGGCTGTGCGCCCTGGCCACCCTGCTGGCGGTACCGGCGCTGGCCCTGGCCCTCGGCGTGGTGGCCTGGCAGCCGAAGTGGCCGCCGGAGCTGGCGGTCTGGCTGGCGGTGAATCTCGGGGTGACGGCGCTGGCCGAGGAGCTGCTGTTCCGCGCCCTGCTGCAGGGCACGCTGGTCGCGCGCCTCGGCGCCGCGCGCGGCATCGCCCTGACCGCCCTGCTGTTCGGCCTGGCCCACGCGCCGTTCAGCATCGGCTTCGCCGCGGTCGCCGCCGTGGCCGGCCTCGGCTACGGCTGGCCGCTGCAGCTGTCCGGCCGGCTGTGGCCGGCGGTGCTGCTGCACGGCGCGGTCAACCTCGCGCACTTCCTGCTGCTCAGCTACCCGCTGCGCAGCCTCTGA